The genomic interval GCCCGGCTGATCGCCTCGTCAACCCGCCTGCTGTTCGTCGCCCGGGGCCTGATGGCGGTGATCGAGGAGACTCCTGGCGCGCCCCCCGAGTTGCAGCGCCTCGCCGAGCAGGCGATGAAGATCGACCAGTACCTCAAGGAGGTCCCGGCCAGCGTGGATGAGCCGATAGCTGAATCGGCTCCCCACGCCGCCGAGTAGCGGGCTAGAACTTGTAGCCGAAGCCCACCGAGAGCACCCAGGGGTCAAGCTTCACCTTGGACTTCAGCGCGCCGCCATTGATCTTGGCGTCGGTCTCGAAGAACACCTTCTTGACGTCGACGTTGGCGCTCCACGGTCCCTTGACGGCGACATCGACGCCGGCCTGCAGGGCGTAGCCGAAGCCGTCGTCCAGCTTCACCTTGAAGCCGTTCTGATCCTTGCCGCTGTGGAACAGCATGTAGTTCACGCCGGCGCCCACATAGGGGCTGACCTTGGCGGTCGGTGCGAAATGATACTGCAGCGAGACCACCGGCGGCAGGACCCAGGTCTTGTGCACGGTGACGTCGGTTCCTGGCCCCTGCGCCTTGATGGTGTGCTGGCTGGTGGTGGCGATCACCTCGACCGCGACGTGGTCGGTGAGGAAGTAGGACAGGCCCAGCGACGGCTTGTAGTCGTCCTTGACATCGACGTGCAGGCCGGTGGGCGCGCCGGCGGCGGTGGTGATGGCGTCGTCGGCCGTCGGCGAGATCGCCGTGGCGCGGACGTTCAGCATCAGGAGACCCTTTTCCTTGACCTGGAAGTCCTGGGCCTGGGCGGTTCCGGCCAGGGCGAGCGCCGCGCCAAGGGCCAGGGCGTAGGTGGTGACTTTCATCTTCTTTTTCCCCTCAAGGCACGGAGGGAGCGCCGTGCTGGCGGGGACATCGCGCCATCTCGCAAGCTCAGCTTTGACAAAACTCAAACAACCGTTTGACGCCTATTGTGCGTTGCGCAGGGGACACGGCGGTCGGCGCGACTTTCGCAGCCGCGGCGCTCGCCCTGGCGACCGGGATGGCCTAAATCCTTGGGGATGCGCACAGAGACTCCCCAGCCCATCCGGCTCACCGACTATCGCCCGCCCGCTTTCCGGATCGACACGACCGAGTTGGTCTTCGACCTGGCGCCCGACGCCACCCGGGTGAAGGCGCGCCTGTCGATCACCCGCAACGGCGAGCATACCGAGCCCCTGGTGCTGAATGGCGAACGGCTCAAGCCGATCTCGGTGGCCGTGGACGGCAAGGTGCTGGACGAGAGTGAGCGCACCATCGACGCCGAATACCTGACCGTGCCCAATGTCCCCGACAGCTTCGTGCTGGAAACCGAGGTCGAGATCGACCCGGAGGCCAACAAGGCCCTCGACGGGCTCTACATGTCCGGCGGCCGCTTCTGCACCCAGTGCGAGGCCGAGGGCTTCCGCAAGATCACCTGGTTCGCCGACCGCCCCGACGTACTGTCGCGCTTCACCGTGCGGGTCGAGGCCGACAAGGCTTTCCACCGCCTGCTCTCCAACGGCAACCTGATGGAATCCGGCGTCATGCCCGGCGGCCGTCACTACGCCGTCTGGAACGACCCCTTCCCCAAGCCCGCCTATCTGTTCGCCCTGGTGGCCGGCGAGTTGGACGAACTGGCCGACAAGCTGGTGACCATGAGCGGCCGCACCGTCGACCTGAAGATCTATGTCGACCCCGGCATGTCCGACAGGGCCGCCTACGCCATGGACGCGCTGAAGCGCTCGATGAAGTGGGACGAGGAGGTGTTCGGCCGCGAATACGACCTGGACCTGTTCATGATCGTCGCCGTGCGCGACTTCAACTTCGGGGCCATGGAGAACAAGGGGCTGAACATCTTC from Mycobacteriales bacterium carries:
- a CDS encoding OmpW family outer membrane protein, whose amino-acid sequence is MKVTTYALALGAALALAGTAQAQDFQVKEKGLLMLNVRATAISPTADDAITTAAGAPTGLHVDVKDDYKPSLGLSYFLTDHVAVEVIATTSQHTIKAQGPGTDVTVHKTWVLPPVVSLQYHFAPTAKVSPYVGAGVNYMLFHSGKDQNGFKVKLDDGFGYALQAGVDVAVKGPWSANVDVKKVFFETDAKINGGALKSKVKLDPWVLSVGFGYKF
- a CDS encoding M1 family aminopeptidase, with the protein product MRTETPQPIRLTDYRPPAFRIDTTELVFDLAPDATRVKARLSITRNGEHTEPLVLNGERLKPISVAVDGKVLDESERTIDAEYLTVPNVPDSFVLETEVEIDPEANKALDGLYMSGGRFCTQCEAEGFRKITWFADRPDVLSRFTVRVEADKAFHRLLSNGNLMESGVMPGGRHYAVWNDPFPKPAYLFALVAGELDELADKLVTMSGRTVDLKIYVDPGMSDRAAYAMDALKRSMKWDEEVFGREYDLDLFMIVAVRDFNFGAMENKGLNIFNSSLLLADPATATDLDYERIESVVAHEYFHNWTGDRITCRDWFQLCLKEGLTVFRDQSFSADMRGEAVQRIKDVKTLRARQFS